The sequence below is a genomic window from Ipomoea triloba cultivar NCNSP0323 chromosome 10, ASM357664v1.
atccacgcagaaatgtaaattttcgtaccaaatcaacttcaaccctaaataaataaatatagagtaaataaatatttgaatacaAAGATTTATATCTGCATGGATCTTAGtaaggggaagaagaatgaatcatcccaaataagatgaaggatgagaaattaccattaaaACCCTATCtactaacaaaaattttaacaaatgactaaatttgttaaaaccatcaaagtcaatgactaaattgagcacaaaaagttatttaaaactaaattgagtaaaaccactatagtcgagaactatattggatattaactcattttgtaaatatattaacTTTTGAGTAATCAATGAACTACTGATTGGACAATATTATTctgtaaaaatgtaattaattttttgtattaagTTGTAAGTTGTAAACTATTAgtaaattgttagttttatttaagtttcaatttttaaatttaagttttaagttttaatttttaaattgtttatttgaaaaatttgaaCTGTAAactataaatagtaaatattttactttatttagtACTTAATTTTgcagttttattttcttttattgcaATCCAATAAAATTCGTCCAAAATCCAAACCTAATAAACCCGATGGATTAGCTGTTCAAAATGCACGGATATGAGATAACCTAAGATATTCAGTATCTGATCAGGTGGGCGGTTCTCAAATTCGAACCGCCCCGAACCTGTCCGATTCTCAAGCCTACTAATATTGAAACatcttttaagaaaaaaacaatCGTATTTCATTTATGCCACTCGtctatgtttaattttcaataCTTTAGCAATCACTATTAGCCGAATTGACAGttgaatattaaaaatgaaaatgaacaaaagcataaaattatctttatatgACAGCACAAGACCATTTAGACTATTGGAAATGAACAAAAAGCATAAACTAAAGCTTGCCTTATAAGACCATGACTGTATGCAAGCAGAGAAAAATACATAACAGACCATTTAGAATAGTGAGTACTACCTGGAGAGAAAATGGTACATCAGAACTTACTCATTTGTCAACTGCTTCACTTGGTCCGGATCATCACCTTCCCCGGAGGCCAAGGCCATCGGCATGGGCATTTGTGGAGGGCACATGACGTTCTTCACCACGGAGAAGTAAAAATCAAAATCTGATTTCATTTTTAAGCAACTTGCTCCAATCCACTTCTCTGCTACACTCGTAGGCACACTATCCTGGCTATCGCGTTCATGTTCTTCAATGGCAGGGCGAATTTCATTGTACAAGGAATTGAGTGCCAAATTGGCCTGATTTCTCATCTCCTGAATCAAATAATAACATCCATGGATAAATCCAGGAAAGTTTCAAGTAAAATTTCCATCAAGAAATAAGAATTTATATTTggttctaatttctaataagtTATCACGCTTGAATATGGGGATGATTACACCCTCTTATAAATGTCCAGGTAAAGATCTGCATATTTTTATACATGAAAGTTTAGGTCAACAGAGGCTAGCCAAGGAGAAGGCAGCACAAAGTTATTGAAATTAACAAATGCCTACCAAACGTTGACAGCTTGAATCAAACCCAAACACTTTCAAGTGAAGTGAATTGCCGTTACTTATTCAACCAATCCACATTGGTGCTAAAGTTATgcaaagaaagaaataataCTGGACACAACCTCCCTGTGTGTCCAGGAATCAAGCCAGAAAATGACAGACTATATTTGAGTTCATAAATAAATGACTTTGATATCCTACAGTGGTGAAGGGaccataaaaaataatttccaaTTTTAAGTATTATAGACTATAGTGAAGCAAATCCTTGGAAACCCACCCTCTACTGTACCATTCTTGATGAAACCTAAATCAATATGATGAtatctgtaacaccccggctcggctataccgtacatccggagtggttaccgccacacctagactgaacccaatcaaatccagaaagagtccactctagatgcacaggctaaagaaggaaactgtttcacacgctttctacttgacaaaagctttacgtatatattgcagcggaaagaaaggaaggtagctaggttagctactactatatatacaaggatcgacccattgggtccaaaaacgTGAAAGTTTAGGTTGTTCACATCTTGTTAGCCATActaggctacaaaagatattcacACAACAAAAAGAAGGAGTTGTTCTAAACAGTATACTTCGGAAAGGGCGGAGCAGGAGGAGCAGGAGTCATCATCAAGCAGGATCTGCACATAGTCATCACAGTCCAACACTGCAAACACAACTTAGATGAGCTCTCAacgctcatcgggctacaagagcccacgctagacaacatctgataagagacacggtgaagtgtaattagcgcgacggctaagtaaggatatccatgggttattcaaaactaaataaaggttttgtaaaaattgttacatagaaaaccctataccttactcatctgcaagattctacctacAACAGTTATAAagagcaacttgcatacactatgagcaaaattcaatgaCATCTCatgtcatttttccttttgacaaggtcatttggtaatcattttcatacccaataatatattattaaacaattaagcatgctagtaagtagtagaaaacataaatcacacatcttgcttgtaatcacatTAGTAGAAAAActtttccctcataatgaaattctcatcagttttcacttttcaaagagagagatcacccacaacttttgggtacttaaaaacttgtcacatctttctttcccgtagctacagcgtaactacatccacttttccaaaattccacttagttctagatagaaagtgtgaggcctttggagtctttctccacttttgaccacttggatcgttgaactcgggttcagtggtcatcgcccggtctaatactgatcccctggacttataggagcgttggaatgattcctagctagcctcactaggttcataagaacgacacctacccgaacatagagtgactatacttaagtgtgcacacccccgtaggagttcttttccttccgggtgatatagtactcggcgaatagacttcgcccacagtatgaatgatcatacacataactaccatacgggataggcactttaagctcatctttatcccgtaggttaacaaggtcctCCACGACTTTTACTAgaattaaggtttgaaaacatttttccactctgcttgaaaatattttggacatacttgggtcaatcccaatactcggaaattaattctccttttaacccaattcacaaattctccttttcctttgcaaaacatttggatgatccactaacatcctttcacaaaagtaaatcaagtgtaactaccctacactttcaactccacatttatcacataagtctcatatttgacacatacatctcaatgcatataatgTGTACATTTCCCAAGTTAAGAGATATAATGTACAAAGGTAATATTTGAGTCTTCAAAAAATCCacccggttgcccgtaggctttcaaaacatcataatactcaggattaaaaacatcggggaaaagtttggtcaaaaacaagtcgaaaacgagtccgcgtcgcgcagactcgcgactggccgcagctgcggacgcacagcggacgcgtgcgtccgagccgcgtccgcacgttcggcaAATGGCGCCGAAATtgggcgcccacggacgcgcagcggacgcgcgtccgtgcccgcgtccggccttccggccgtgacgccgtaactctggcgtcgatggacgcgcgtccaaggccgcgtccacccTAAAACTGCCAGAAAATTtctggcgcagtccgaaagattgagccggtaaaaatagttcccgaactctttttcacttgaaatttttatggtagaaccccaacttatagtacttgatgtccgtaaaaatttttggtcattttgatctacgaataaacacagaaaattccatttttgcccttggcagtgtgctgtccagaatttctctctctggaccagttttggaaaaaaaatcgaaaaccatacttatactactccgatcattatgaaattttatatgcgggttctacacttattgaactacatacctgagaaaaatggagtcaaaataccttaccaatttttcccaataattttcggaagtcactgccagagactagcttaattttatttcactattttcacagtATAGGCATATATGGAcctaatacaacatatacatgcataaactagctatcaattatctagtttcaaataacctcaaccaaataaagggattccttacctcgatggaAGATTTTAAAGAAAACCGTAGGAGTTGTTGTTTTCCTTCGTTTGAGTCCAAAGATCCTAAAATATCGCCATAACAACAACATATTcatgcacctttagtttacacttaaaTTCTAAGAAGgttttaaccaaacaaagtctaaaatcttacctacacttagacaCTTGAGTTGGAGAAAGGCTTAGGAGTTCTTGATCATAATGGAAGACTAAGCCAaatttcttccttcttcttcttggtgtaatttcgaaaatgggatggaggggatgagagagatgatgatgtgagTTTTGGCTTGAAGACTAAgtaatcaagtgcaattgcaccatacctcattaatgctagcattaaatgatcCAATCTTAGGCTAGATttggttgccacttgtcaataccctatggagtccttaagaagatcacaacttaattggccagtttatggttaaatcagatgaaagctcggaggattattacttaattcgggaaaattctaacaccaaaattatcctaaaaataatcccgtcgctaatcactcaaattgggaatttttcggtatctcgcgaaatataggtacaaggttcgtaacaattttaccccttacagtccgcttaaaattttacttgaactaactagaagttcaggcttaatcgtatcatacttaataatccaattcctaggaaaattcgaactgaatataCATCCCTAAGAATTTTACgtttcgtgaccggtacgtagatcgcagcttattaatgactagtaaaaaaaaaattctttcgatcaccgagagaccttctcataaatgtcatagcttaaaaatatatattctcgaaccttaactttgtcggaaaaaccgaggggttacaatatcAGAGTTAATTAGAGTCTAAGTTTTTTACGCGATTGGTGTCAGGTGAAGAGGAAACAACAAAAAGTGGAAAGATCATCCTCAATCTATGATTTCTTCAAAGATAACCAAAACTACCACCAACACTGAATGAATGAAGTCATGATAGAGAACTGATATTTccatacataaaataaaaataaaaataaaaaaggacaaTTCTTCTCTGTCGTGAGTAGATGTGTAAGCAATTAATCATGGTAAAATTACATGCAAACacaaattttctatttattttattttcttttaaatttatttcaatttcaattttaagtGGTTCAATCATCAATgtacaaaattaattttcaataaaaatttaattattttcaaatttgtactattttagattttttaatgGGATAAGGGTTAAATAAGCCTACGAACTAAactgagagaaaaaaaataaactcaaaaaaaaaaaaaaaacaaacaaacaaactcaGCAAAACAGTGAATTTGAGataagattgaatccaatcaattagctagtctaacccaagGCCTTATAAAGGCAtatatttctctattttttaatgTGGGATTCTTCTTAACAGCAATGAAATGGAGCAATTGGCCAATGAAATACATAAGTTTTTCATAATAGAATAGTTGTCAAAAATAATTAGTGCATACCTCATACTTCATAATTTCTTCCTGTGCATCCTTCGATGGAAACAATTTAGCAACATTTTCTGCAGTTACTTGCTTTCGTACAGAAGACTTGGCCCTTTGCTTGGGGGAATTTTGGACTTTCTTCTTTGACAAACCAGGTCCAGCATTGTAGTTCCGACCAGAATTATAATTTCGGATGCGAGGTATTAATGAGTTCTGTTTGTGAAAGCCAGCTTGCAAATCATTAGGATATATTTCCTTACACTCGTTCACCTCAGCATTCAATACTTCAGCATCCACTGGACCTGAATAATGTGCCTCCAAGGAAATAGTTGATTCCAAACTATGTTCAGAACCCACCATAACACTCATCATTGCAGGGTAGACATTTCTCCCACTGTCCATTGGTTCAGGTTCAGAATGACTTTGCATTCCGGCTTGGTTCGCAAGAGTTTCATCCTCTCCAGAGTCATAGAGGGGAATTTTATCGACTTCATATCTGCACAAAGACAGTGGCATCCCAAAGTTTAAGAACACAAATTATGAAGCAATATGGTTGTACAAACAACTCACAGAGACTTGGATTCCCAGACACATGCCTACCaaactataataaatttattcatgCACTTAAACTATAATCTTAAATTTGTTCAAAGGTTTAGGCAAAATGGCTCTAATATATAAATCAGCTATCCTCTTCAAGTGTTGAACCTACTTTAATACTGCTTCCTGCTACTATATAGCCAGCTTGGAATGAATTTCCCCAGGAGCAATGGAGAATAGAAGAGTTTTCATGCTCTTTCCTAGAGAAAAAATAGTAATGTTCTAGaacaattcaaaacaaaaaaagagaaggattaaaggacaaaaaattTCATAACCCATTTTGCAAAGGGCCTCACCAGAATTGCATGTGTTAAGTGTTATCATTGGCTAAGGCAATAGGTCCCATGTCAAAAGTAAGGGAAGGAAAGAGTAATGACTTTTATTAGTACTAAAGGATTTGAATTCCATAGTAAGGTAATAAAAGTAGGCAAACAAACATGGTAATGGGTAAAGCCCTTAACCAAACACTACCTAAGATTGACAAAACTTCTGCAATTTCTAAACAGAGAACAGGTCTCATTGTCTCAATAGAAGTATATATCACATCCCATACAGTGTCTTGCCTTATTTCTTTCATCATATTCATGGCTGGAAATGCTTCACCCACGATCTAGGAAACTAATACATATGCTGATATGCAGGCAAGTCGGTCATGCATAAGGCCACCCTAACGTAAGGTCAGGAGGTCGATCCCCAACCAGTGAAATTCCGGGTGGAATATTTTATGTTGCATTTAGTAACTGGGAAAATTGGAAAATAGAAGAAGTGCTTTTTGcactgtttttcattttttccattggaaaacaattttccatttttccaacataacaaaagaatttgaaaaatacAATAATCACCATTATCATTATACATAGACTTCCACTTCACATATATATCTACTCCTACCACCTACATACCTACCCGCCCACCTACCTCACTATCACCCCTATCTACTTAACCTTTGCACCACCATCATTACCCATACCATCTATTTACCCACCAATACAACTACATTCACTATAACCTTCTCTTACTTTGCATAATGAGAAGAAACATATCCTGTCTTCTATGAATCTCTTTTCTGATGTTTTACAGCCTTTGCCACCTCATACACAAAACCATCATGTATCCATACAGGTTAAAAATTGGAGCGATAACCAAAATTGAAAGACAACTTTATGTAGAACAATGAAGACAACTAGAATTACCTGTCATCTCCCTCTTCCCACAAATGGTTCTGCTCCTGTATAACGATAAGTCAATAATAGGAAAAGTAAAGACTAAGCTCAAAGAagcatatttttcaaattttggaaaatgattctactttatattattattggtatTCACCTGGAAACCATGAGACTTTGCACCCAGAAATATAGAGCAGTTTGGAGCTCCACAAAGACATCGAACAGTAGCACCCCCATACCATTCAAAGTTGTAGTTATATGTGAGCTCAGTTCCTATGGAAATATCTTGCTTGGCAAATATACCAACCCTTGTTTCTCCTAATACTGTCCATTTCCTTGTTTCACAATTTGGTAGGCTGGTAAGTTCCAAAAACAAAAGACATCTTTCAGTGCCATATGATTTGGAACAATCAACTGATACACAATGTAATTTAgggacatatatttaattttaaatgattttgagaATTGACTGATCTTACCAGGAATGATTAATAAATCTTGCCAAGCTTCCCTTCCTTGTAGCATCGATGAAATAATTTGCATTTAAAGAGATTATATATGCATCCTTAAGGCCTACATCAATAAACACAGACTGTTTTTGTATTCTTCATAATTAATTTGTTGACTAGGATTTCAAAATCTCAAAATGTTGAAAAACTACCCTTAATTTCATAAGTTTGGGACCTCCGCCTTGCTTCATCTGATGATATTACTTCTCCACAGTACTCAATGATAAATTGTCCAGCCTAATtatatgaaaagaaaggaaACTTAATTGACAAGAGGTCATTCACTgaaagaaaatatgcaagatGAGTAATGATAAGAGAGATGATATAAAACTACTCCATAAAGTAATTATCTCCATGCCATATTGCCATGGCCATGTTAATAGTGACTACAGACAATATGCATATTCTTTGACACATAAGCTTTTACATTACAAGATAAACCACTTCTAAtctgcacacacacacacaattttaGAAAGTATTACCACTGGTTTGTAAGTAATGCATCTACCACTCAATCTCACAATCAAGTTGTAAATACATGTTAATGAATTTAACTACAAGTAGGAGTACAATGTAATAGAAGATGCTTGAGAATAGAGCTAGAGGTAGTGGAAAATGCGCAATATTGACAGAttatgtttcttcttcttcttttttggtttcctttttaattcttttttctaGTTATTGTCTTGTtccttttttactttaattttcgGAAAATCATTACAAGTCcaaaaatatccaatttaaatCATATTATCATGAAAAGGATATTGTTGCAACCCACAGGCCACATCAGTAAGGTTGTAAATACACAGTAAGTTACCAATGAAGAGAGCACAATGTAATACTTAgatacataaattaaaatataacttcTCCCTATATTTACCAAAGTACACAAAGAATTCCATTTTTTAACCCTAACATGCACAATAAAtggttggaaaaaaaaaaaaaaaaaaaaaaaattatggctTCAAGCACATTACCTTTATAATCTCATCAGCTCGAAGGCCCCACCCACGGCCTTCAGTTCTGAACAACTTTGTTTTAGCATATTCAGATTTCTGGAATCtctgaaaataataaatactagcAATTCTAAATAAAATGCCTCCAATCCATTGTATGCATAATTTCAGAGGCATTATTAACAAGAAATCTTAAATTAACAAATCACTCATATATAACCTAATGACAATCCAAAATATCGAGATAGACTTGGTAATTCCAGTCTCCAGACACCAGGAATGGCTTGTAACATCTAGGACATAAACAGGgacatttgaaaatttgaacATTTAGTATCAAATTAGACCAGATAGCATGTTGTTCCTTGGTTCTCAGTCACATATAGCTTTGGCAACATTCAGCATTTCAAAAAATGTATCTCCTATTCAACACCTAAACTACATGTCTAATTGTCAACTAATGGCTACATTTCAAGATGATTAATTCATTCATCTGAAGCATATCACTAACTCTCCTCAACAGGCTTCTTTTAGACTGCTTTACCTCCAAAATGTTCTTTACTGTAATTTTTATGTAATACAGAAAAAGCTAGGCATCAAGCTGGTGTTTGTATATACAGTTAGAGCAATAAAAAGCTTTAAACTCCATAAAGCTCATATATACCAAATTACACTCTTTTTTACACAAGTGACTCAAACATGATAATTTTAGTCTATAAACAGATATTGCAATCTCTCCTTTTTATGTGTAATCTTCACTGAGTTGTATAATTCCGAGACCAGTTGACATAGTTGATCCACTAcccaatcattaaatgctcctctAAGCATGATCTTCAAATGACCCTAGCCTCGATCGGATGGAATTGTTTAGGTATTCTCACATGCCTCATGTTTATAGTACATAAAACCAAAAGAAGAAAACCTTTGGTCATTGCAAGATTTTCATCATGTGAATGCTGATGATTAatttattcaacaataataatgccTAGTGGCACCAGCATTAATCTTCCAGATTACAAAATCAATATTTCAAGACAGATTCCTATGTCTAATATGATTTCCCAAAACTTGAGCAAAGAATAAAAGAGAACaataaatatgaatatgaataagAGATAAGAGAATGCTTAAATGTAAGATTAAAGATTTATCCAGTGATTACAAAAGACTAAAGCCTATATATTTATAGGCTAAGAGGGGTACCTATAGAGGCCTGATTCAAGATTATTCACTTTACAtgtttattaccatattatgaCACTTCAGCTAATCTTTGGTATCTTTTAAGTTTATAGCATGAAAAATTTTAAGCTGCACTACCCATAGACATGGATAACAAATGCTCATGCTCTGAACAAGAATTTACTCTACTTTCCTTAGTGTCAAGGATACAGCAATCAAGAGTTTAGTTATGCAGACACAAGCAAAAAGAGAGGCTTGCATAAAGCTTTTAGAAACTCCTTAACCTGATTCTTGCAATAATTGCCAGAAGGGCAGTATCCAGGTGTGCATTCAGTGCTGGTTAATAAATTCAAGCACCTTTCTCCACATGCACTTTCAGGATCACTGGTTTCATACTTGCATTCACAAATAGCAATGTCCTCATCTTTAAGTTTTTTAGCTCTGTAAAATATCAGAAGAACCTGAATTAAAATCATATTCCATAGCAAAGCCAGTTTAATCGTATGAACAGTGACTAAGTTTGGCATGTCGTAACTGCATCAGGTAAATTACAAAACAGACCAACAATGTAAGAGTTGAAGGAAAAGTTTCACCATTTGGTAGCAACCGAGAAACTCACGCAAGAATGAATGAAAGGTAATTGTTGAATTACAACTTGCTATGCAGAAATTTGTACCCCAAGAATGAAAGGACAAAGCAGTGGTCTTGGATTCTAAGCTAAACCTAACATGTATCTCTTACTGTATCATTATAACAATGCAGTGCTATCAAATATCAACAATCAGTGTACTCACCAAAGTGAATAAGACAAATAAGAAATAAGGAATACAGTTCACATCAGATAAAGCTACATATTAAAGGAGATACCAGATCAGTGAATGGCTAATAAATACTCTTCTAGCCCATCCACTTTAAGTAAAATAGGTAATAGAATATTCTACAGAAGTCAAATATTTTACAGGTTATGGTATTCAGTTGActgaaatgcatgcaaagaACTTTCTGGGAAAACTTATTTTTATGCCATAGGTCATagcataaaatattttaacaattacAAGTCAAGTAAAGAAATTTATGCatctttctccattttcttctaGCAAAAATATGCTTACTATTATAAAACTATCATTTGACCCTAATCCCATTTGATTCCTATATTTTATCCATAGCAGTAGCCTAGAAGACATCCAAAGCCTAATCTCATTCAGCATCTTCTTCATCACGGTATTCTAGGTATTCTTTCCAGTCTCCACAGCAATATTCACCTTCCCTAAGAAAATCCTATCTTTGTAAAGAGCAAGCAGCATTAAATGCATATTTTGTGGCTACAAGCACAAGTGACCTGCTTTTCATCTGCTTCTGCCAGCATGTCCTTTTGCTTGCTTCCAAGATGTTCATaagttcattattttttttttctagccAATTACGCAATTACCCAATAGTTGAATAGTCAGTACATCCATTTTTAccttttaagtttttttttttctctttttttccttgtttttggTCAAGCAAACTTCTTTGATTTCAATTGCTCCAAACAGTTCTACAGAAGTTATTGATAGAAGGAGATAAAGTAGAGAGATCAATTGATTAAACACAATGGAAAAAAGGTAGAGAACAAAGACTTCTTGCATATGAGGGTGTTTAATCATTTAATAGATGTAACATTTGTTTTTCTATTGGATTTTTCCCTTACGTGAACAATTGGAATGCAAATGAAAGAATTTTAATAACAATCACTAGAAAACCTTTTACAATCATAGAAGCTATTCCCAGCAAAATTTTAtcattagtttttcttttttcttttcctttagaAAGTGATCGATGCCATTaactcaatttaaaaaataatggaaTGAGAAAACCAAGGAAATACTATGCGGtgcattatcttaccccaaGATATGCGTAAGCCATAATACATATAAAGATTTTGACTGAGAAGTTTGATCCATATATGAGGATGTAAACAACATAGAGAAATGAAGTAGATACACTACACTACTACAGCAGCAGAAGTTTCAAAGAtgtgaaagaaaataagcaacatGGATATAGCAATAGTGTGCTTATGGCATGCCTTACATATAATACAGTGGATTATGTCACCTGAAATTGAGTAATGCAACCCTAAAATCTCTTATTAATTGCACAAGGTAGCAGGTTTAGAATTTGAGCTCAAGCTTAATTGTTAGAACTTAGAAGCATGGGTATTTTCCTGGTTTGTCAAGCAATTAgcaattttttctatttttcctgtAGCACTTCAGAGTCACACAATGAGTAATCGCCCAAACGTTCagataataatcataatatttcTGAACTTTAAAATGACAACAAACCTAGGAACTCCTTTTTGTTGATTTAACATTCCCCTTGGTACCTTTTAATAAGATTAAAGAttcttaactttttt
It includes:
- the LOC116032673 gene encoding histone-lysine N-methyltransferase ASHH1 isoform X2 yields the protein MKFFSVGESMSVQAGETMQLQEENNCEVKLPDGVPPFIHINQNDFLGRKAKKLKDEDIAICECKYETSDPESACGERCLNLLTSTECTPGYCPSGNYCKNQRFQKSEYAKTKLFRTEGRGWGLRADEIIKAGQFIIEYCGEVISSDEARRRSQTYEIKGLKDAYIISLNANYFIDATRKGSLARFINHSCLPNCETRKWTVLGETRVGIFAKQDISIGTELTYNYNFEWYGGATVRCLCGAPNCSIFLGAKSHGFQNHLWEEGDDRYEVDKIPLYDSGEDETLANQAGMQSHSEPEPMDSGRNVYPAMMSVMVGSEHSLESTISLEAHYSGPVDAEVLNAEVNECKEIYPNDLQAGFHKQNSLIPRIRNYNSGRNYNAGPGLSKKKVQNSPKQRAKSSVRKQVTAENVAKLFPSKDAQEEIMKYEEMRNQANLALNSLYNEIRPAIEEHERDSQDSVPTSVAEKWIGASCLKMKSDFDFYFSVVKNVMCPPQMPMPMALASGEGDDPDQVKQLTNE
- the LOC116032673 gene encoding histone-lysine N-methyltransferase ASHH1 isoform X1, which gives rise to MKFFSVGESMSVQAGETMQLQEENNCEVKLPDGVPPFIHINQNDFLGRKAKKLKDEDIAICECKYETSDPESACGERCLNLLTSTECTPGYCPSGNYCKNQRFQKSEYAKTKLFRTEGRGWGLRADEIIKAGQFIIEYCGEVISSDEARRRSQTYEIKGLKDAYIISLNANYFIDATRKGSLARFINHSCLPNCETRKWTVLGETRVGIFAKQDISIGTELTYNYNFEWYGGATVRCLCGAPNCSIFLGAKSHGFQEQNHLWEEGDDRYEVDKIPLYDSGEDETLANQAGMQSHSEPEPMDSGRNVYPAMMSVMVGSEHSLESTISLEAHYSGPVDAEVLNAEVNECKEIYPNDLQAGFHKQNSLIPRIRNYNSGRNYNAGPGLSKKKVQNSPKQRAKSSVRKQVTAENVAKLFPSKDAQEEIMKYEEMRNQANLALNSLYNEIRPAIEEHERDSQDSVPTSVAEKWIGASCLKMKSDFDFYFSVVKNVMCPPQMPMPMALASGEGDDPDQVKQLTNE